A DNA window from Xiphias gladius isolate SHS-SW01 ecotype Sanya breed wild chromosome 3, ASM1685928v1, whole genome shotgun sequence contains the following coding sequences:
- the natd1 gene encoding protein NATD1, whose protein sequence is MAQAAQANAFDASNSQIQVEHDKKRRQFVIRLNGSHDRAVLLYEYVGKKTVDLQHTEVPDAYRGRGIAKHLAKAAMDFVVEEDLKAHLTCWYIQKYVKENPQPQYFEHIYQ, encoded by the exons ATGGCACAGGCAGCGCAGGCGAATGCCTTCGACGCAAGTAACTCCCAGATCCAGGTGGAGCACGACAAAAAGCGTCGGCAGTTTGTTATAAGACTGAACG GCTCTCATGATCGAGCAGTTCTTCTGTATGAGTATGTTGGGAAAAAGACGGTGGACTTGCAACACACTGAAGTTCCAGATGCttacagaggaagaggaattGCCAAACACCTGGCCAAG GCAGCCATGGATTTTGTGGTAGAAGAGGATCTGAAAGCCCACTTGACCTGCTGGTACATTCAGAAATACGTCAAAGAGAATCCTCAGCCTCAGTACTTTGAACATATTTATCAATGA